The following is a genomic window from Staphylococcus capitis subsp. capitis.
TCCTAAAATCAATGGCCATGGTCAATTGATTAAAGAAAGTGATGAAAGTGGTGAAAAATTAGAAGATAAAGATACAAAACATCAAATTAATGTTATTCAAATTGGTGTTGGACTATTAATTTCTTTTTCATTCTTTATGATTGGCATTATATGTAATTATTTCGTACCTAAAATACATGCTTATGCCTTTATGATTATATTGGTTGTAATTGCTAAAATCACAAAAATTTTACCTAAATATTATGAAGAAAGTGCAATTATGTTTAATCAAGTTATTGTTAAAAATTTAACTCCCGCAGTACTTACGGGCATAGGTATCGCTTTACTTAATTTAAACGTTTTAGGTCAGGCCCTAACTTGGCAATTTATTATATTATGCTTAACAAGTATTATAACTATTTCAACAGCAGCAGGTATTTTCGGAAAATTATTTGGATTATATCCAGTTGAGTCAATCGTTACAGCAGGGATGTGTAATAATAGCATGGGAGGTACAGGCAATGTTGCCGTGTTATCTTCAGCGAAAAGAATGGAACTTATTGCGTTTGCACAAATGGGGAACCGACTCGGAGGAGCAACGATACTGATTGTATCGGGATTTTTAGCACAAGTTTTCTCTTAGGTAATTAGGATTATAGAGTTGAGTAATATTTAATATTTCTACTAAGTTTATGAGGATAGTATAGTTTTATAAAAATATGATTTTTTCTGATGTACACTCCATAAAGTTGGACTAAAATTTAACTTTATGGAGTGTACTTTTATAAATGATATTATAATGTTGATTTTAAAATTAAGGCAAGAAAACTATTTTTCTTATTGAGAAAGCGTCAATGAATTTTAAATTGTTAATTCTTCTAACGAAATTACAGCACTAAAATTTCAAAGATAGATGGTGTTAGCTAGATATTAACAGTATTAAGTTGAATTAAATATAAATATTTAAAAGTTATTTTAAAATAATTGTAAATTTAATGTAAATTTATTGATTTAATTAAAATTATTACATTAGTATTATATATGTACATTCACTTTATATCTTTATTCAAGTTAGAAAATTGTTTCAGTTTAATAACAATGATTTAGATTTATGAAAAAGGAGTAGTAATTATGAAGAAATCTATAATTAGTTCTGTACTTGTAGCAAGTACTTTATTATCAAGCATTCCAGCTTTAAATTCAGGACATGTTGCTCATGCTGATAGTATGAGCCCATTAACTACAAAGGGTAAAGAAATACAAAAAGATGGCCATAATTATCGATTGAAAGGTGTAAATGCAGGCAATGTATTTACTACTGAACAATGGTTAGGTGGTTTGGGAAGTGCTAAACATAAAGATTATAAATCAATTAACGATGAGATGGATGGTAAGTATGGAGCTAAAAAAACACATCAATTACTAGATAAATATACTGAAAATCGTTGGGAAGATAAAGATTTTAAAAATTTGAAAGATATGGGAATGAATACGATTCGTTTACCCATTAACTATATTAATTTAACAAATTACAAAGCAGGTATGGCTCCTAAAGACTTGAAGATGAGAAAAGAGCCATTCAAAGCAATGGATAAATTTATTGATAAAGCTAATAGTCATGGACTGTATGTTATTATCGACATGCATGGTGTACCAGGTTCTCAGAATGGACAAGAACATTCTGCAGAAGCTAACGGTTCTATAGGTAATTTTTGGAAAGACCCAGATGCTCAGGGTAAAGCCAAAGAAATTTGGTATCAAATTGCTCAGCACTATAAAAATAACAATGGTGTAGCTGGATACGATTTACTTAATGAGCCTAAAGCTCCTGCCCAACACGTTGATGAGGAAGTCAAAGAGTTTTATAAAGGAGCTTTGAAGTCTATTAGAGACACTGGAGATAAACATATTGCTTTCTTAGAGGCTTGGTATCCTCAGGATTTAAAAGATCCTCAAGAATTCAATGATCCTACTAATAATATTGTCTATGAGTATCATAAATATCCTTACAATAAGGAAACGACTTCTCATAAAGGAATACAAGATACATTTGACCGTGAACTTGAAACTTTAAATGACAAAGCTAGTCACTATAATGTACCTACTTATTTAGGCGAATTTAATGCTCACTATGCAGGAAGTCCTGGTCCTGAAGGTAAAAATCCTGTAAATCCTAATAAAAACGACTTTGACCATATATTTAAAAGTTTCAAAAATAAAGAAAATTCTAAGATAAGTTGGACACTATGGAATTACGATATTGAAAATAATCAATCTTGGGGACCAATCAACTTTAAAGGTATTAATGTCGATGAAAATTCTAATGATTTTGGTAAAAAAGAAGGCGCCTATATAAATCATGATGTTTATGATACCATTAAAAATAATCAATAGTCAGATTCTAAGCAAGAAATATTAGATAAAATTAATCATTTATTTTAAAGATGAATAAATAGTACATTTAAGTCTCAGTCATTGTGGCTGGGACTTTTTAAATATAATTATTTACTTTAATATAGGAGTCGTTAGTTGATGAAAAAGATGTGGTTACCAATTATAACTATAATTATAGTAGTTATAATTATAGGATTAATCATTTTAAAAAAGACAAATCATTTATATTTTAACAACTTGGATACATATAAAGTTGTTAAAGTGGAAGATAGAAAAGACATTTCTGGTAAGGGTATCGTTTTTCCTGAACATGTTAAAGTGTATAAAATTAATAAAAATATAGGAGAATATATTAGACCACAAATTAAAGATTTTAGAAAAGTGAAAAAAGGGACCCCCCTTATTTATTATGATACTAATAGTAGCAACAGGCCTAATCTAGTGGATAATATTAATAACGTTAAAGAAGATTTAAATCGTGATTATCAAAACGTAGCTAAACACAATAGCAGTAGTTATCAAAAGCAAATATCTAATGATTACCAAAGGTTATTTAAAGCTCAACAAAAATTAAATCAGCATGACAATCTGTCTAGTAAAGATATATATGCAGCTTTTAATGGTGAAGTGAAAATTAGTAATTCAATTAGCGGTAAAAATGGTGACGAAATTTTAAAATTAGTTTCTACAAAGTCAGTTATTAAGATGAGAGCTTCACAATATATAGTTAATAAGATAAAAAAAGGAAGTAACGTTAACTTTAAATTAGATAGTGACAGTGAAAATGTAAAAGGTAAGGTCCAGTCTATTGATAACTTACCTATAAATATGAAAAAAGAACGTTACTATAAAAACTATGAACCTAAATATATGATTACAATTTCTGATTTAAATCATGGTGTGAGAGCAGGATTTACTGGGAAAGTAACAATTCCTTATAATATGATTGAAATTCCTCAAAATAGTATCATTAATAAAAATTATGTTTTTATAGTTAATAAGGATAATTATGTACAAAAACGTAGAGTTAAAATAGTAAAGATTAAAAATAAACTCATTGCTAAGAAAGGATTAAAATTAGGTGATCGAGTCATTGAAAAACCTAAAAGATCTTTACAAGAAGGACAACAAATTAATATTAAATAACTTTTACTATAACTAACTATGAATCTATATTAGCTAATGTTAAAGCAAATAAGGGTATCATTTTGCCTTCTTCAATCGTTGGCTACGAGACTTTAAGGTATGAACCTATATCAAAAAATTATAAAATCTTAAAAGAATCGTAGACATAGTATCAAATGATGAAGATAAGATGAATAAAATTATTAGTGAAGGAGGAATTTAAAGATGTTAGTAACTATAGTAAGTTGGATACTTACATTTATAACTCTTGTAGCTATTGGCTCTTTAATTACAAAGTTTAAAAATAAAAAATGAATTATCTCAATGATTATTATACTGCTAATTATTATTCTAGGAGTTGCCATGCTAAATACTAATAAGAAAATTTTATCAATAGATTGTTAAAATTTTCTTATTATCAATTCTGTGTATCGTAGCATAAATTTTCGCCTCTAATTTCATTATATCTTTAATCAATATATAATAATTATTATGTTTTTAGAATTCTATTTTAAATTTTTAAAATTTCCTCTCCTATAAAAGAACGTTTGTTCTATTATATGGAAGAGGGAAAATTATGAAATGCTTCCAAAGCAGTATGAAAGTGAGCACTATTACTGCAAAATATAAATGATAAGATGACTTATTATAATAAAATGTTAACGACTATAGATTATTGGGATGATAGTTATATAATTGATATGAGCATAATAGACCGACACATTCCTTTTAAGAATAATAATTTGAATACTACTCATAATAGTTCGTTTTTTACATGATGTTGATTTATTAAAGAATCGAACTTTTTCTAATTATTATAGTTATTCTCTCCGTTACTTATATAGTCGTCGAAAAAGCTCTCTAATTTCTTTTTTTGTTTTTTGAGATGTATTTGGATCTTTATATTTTTCAACAAGTGTTTTTGTTAGGTTTTTCGTATTTTCTTGACGCAATCCTGATTTATCTTTCAATAAATTTTCAATGAGTTCATCATTAATTTTCATTAACGAGTCCTCCTTTTCATTCATAATGAGACCAAGCTGCTAATATTAATACTTCTTTATTTTCCTCATCAATTGTATAGACAACTCTATGTTGATGATTGATACGTCTTGAGTATCGTCCTAAATGTTTAGGGTGCAATTTTTCAAAGGATTGACTTTGTTGATATGGATCATATTTTAATATTTCTACGATTTTCAAAAATTGTTCTTGTAAGTGAGAACGTTTTATCTTATTCAAATCTGTCTTCGCTGAATTCTTTATGTTGATTTTATATTTAGCCATTAAAGTCTAGCCCAATCAATATCATCTATGTTTGTATAACCACTGTTGTCATGCTCACGTTCTCTAACTTTGTCCATTGTGCCTGTAGCCTCAAGATATATCGTTTCATTAATGCTACGCCAATCTTCCATGCCTATAATAACAGCATTACTCTCATCATATTTGCCTTCAATATATACTGGTTCATGGTCATTATTCACACGTTTTAATAACTGATAAAAATCTTTACGAGCTTCTGTTGGTGTTTTACTTTTCATTCAAGGCCTCCCTTTATTTATTATATATATTATAACGTACGCTAATAACGTACGTCAAAAGATTAAGTAAAACACATTCAAAATTTTGAAAGCCATTTTATATGAAGGAGAGGGTTTACTAATACGAACATACGTTCTATTATATAGTTGAGGTGTTTGTATATGATTCCTAAACAATATGAGGGTGAAACAGATTATCGTAAGATTCCTAGAGAGTATTTAGATTCTAATGTTCCTAAAGGCAGAGGGTTTGTTAAGTGGATAGCTTTTAAGACGATTCCTGAGCAATATCAACAAATAGAACAATATATGGAAGATCAAAATAAAACAGAACGTCCTACGCTTTTAGACGATCAACTTAATGTTTTAAATGAAAAAGTAAACTGGAAAAAACACTTTAAAGAAAAAGCAGTTGTGACTTATTGGAAGCAGGGTTATTATTACCAGCATGAGGCTTACATTAAAACGGTAGATACATTCAATCAAGTTATTATTATTAGTAACGAAGATGGGAACGAAACCATGGAAATACCCATGAAAAATATAAAAGATATTGAATAAGAAAAGCCACTCTATATGAGTGGCTTAAGATTTTACTTTTTAAACTTGTCAACAACATCAGATGCTTTGTCTTTAACGTTATCAACGACTTCTTTGGCTTTACCTGATGCTTTATCTTTTTTACCTTCTTGTTCTAAATTGTCATTGTTAGTAGCATCGCCAACAGTTTCTTTAATATTGCCTTTAACTTTATCTAATTTATCTTCAGCCATATGTAAGCCTCCTTAAATTTAGAAATATCTTGATTGAAGTTGCCCAATGAGAAAACATTGACTACACTCTCAACGTAAGACATATAATAATATAATTCAAGTAAAGAAGTTTAATTACTATTTTAACGGCAAGGTGCTAATGAAAATTCATTAGCACCTTGTGTATTTTCTTATAGAAAATACGAATGAAAATGAAGGAAAGTGAGAAATCACTTTCCATTTTATTATGAATTTTTATTATTTATTTTTTTGTGTTGGCACGCTCACCCGCATCATCAAAGATGATGCTTTTAACAAGTCTGTTCAAAATGACAAGGCACATAAATTTTTTCTTGATGGCTCAAGCCAGTCGAAAAATTTTATAGTTTGTCACCTTGTCATTTCTCCTAACGACTTGTTGCAGTGGCTTTGCAACACAGAAAAAAATAAATAAATAATAAAAAAAAGAAAAGGAGGTGATGCCATTCTCACTATGTGGTGGTTGGCTGGGTAGTGAGAGATTAATTTGAAGGAGGTTGGCTCCACATTGAAAGAATCAACAAAAAAGCTCCTAATAAGATTAATTAACTTATTAAGAGCAATAATAACTTTAATTACTGAATTAGTAGACTAGTTCAGTAAGGGGGAGCCCTAACTCCTCCTTCAATTTGGTTTTATTATAACATATAAAGGAGTTTTTACAATGAAGAAAAGGAGTATAAACGTATTAAAAGTAGTAAACATTTTATTAGCATTAATAAATGTGATATTAGAAATTTCATTACTTACTGAAAGTAAAAATAGATAAAAGGTGTGTGTAGCATGACAAAAACTAAGGAGTTCATTAATGACTATTTGCTCATATGTAAAAATATAAGAAATTATAAATTGCGAGAATTTGAAGAGACATTGAATATACAAGAAGGATTATTTGATTCAAATCTGAAATGTCCTTTGGCTTACACAACAATTGGAGAAGAAGAAAATATTGAAGTTCAAGTCACTTTAGACCTTGAAAATACGAGAATAGTTAGAGAAGTAATATTTCGGTTTGATGAGCACAAACAATGTAAGAAAATACAAACTAATGTTTTTAAAAATACAAAAGAAGTTGTTGATTCCACTTCACATATTCACTTTGATGAATTAGTCAATGTAGATGAAAAATCAGTGTATGAAATTTTGAGAAGAATTTCATACACTGATTTTTCAGAGGACATTTTGAACAATAATCACATTCATTATGATTTAAAGTCTCTCTTAAGTCCATACTTATTATGACGATAGGCATATCTTTTAAAATCTAATCGTTTATTATTTGGACAAATGTATTCATTATTAATTTCGTCATATTCCTAATTTTGTGTATTAAAGATGTCAACTTTATATTTTATATTTTTATTTTTAAGAAACATGCCGTAGGTTATAAGCGGTGTTCGATTAAAATCATCTATAATTGCCATATAATTGGGTTCACTGCCATAACCAGTATCCACTACAATATATTCAGACAAGTAACCGTAGGCCTTTTGAATTAAATTTAAGAAAATAATTGATGAATTTAGTTCATTTGAAGTACCAAATAAGCTATTTAGATATTTTATTTCACTTTCCAATCAACTAGAACTTATAAACACCTCTTTATATCTTCAATAGAAATAATCATGGGAGCTATTTGCTTTTTTAATAAGTAAGAATTATTAAATATCAAAGAGGAACTCAAAAATTTTTCTAAATTACTTTCAATTACCTTTGAGGAGATATTACTTGGAAGTAAACATAACTTGGTTATATTCAACTTCATTTTGCGACCTTCAATATTTAATTTTCAATGTACATATTTATCTACAATTAAGTAGAGTTGGGTTAATTGATGTTGCTGACTAATTAAATATTCACAGAATATAGTAATTAAGACAAAAAATTAAACCCTTAACTATTCTCAAAGTTAAGGGTCTAGACACAGCGAACGTTAATATAAAAGTCTTCTTGAGACTATTTAACTCAGATATGGACTTCCATATCCTCTTTAGCATCGGTTTTCTAACAGTATATAATCAATTATAAACGAATTAAGAATATATTAAAACTTGTGTAATTAGTAAGCCACCACCAAATATTAAAACAAACGCGACAACAGGCCATACGAAACGTAACCAGTGTGAGTAGCGCATGTT
Proteins encoded in this region:
- a CDS encoding YolD-like family protein, which encodes MIPKQYEGETDYRKIPREYLDSNVPKGRGFVKWIAFKTIPEQYQQIEQYMEDQNKTERPTLLDDQLNVLNEKVNWKKHFKEKAVVTYWKQGYYYQHEAYIKTVDTFNQVIIISNEDGNETMEIPMKNIKDIE
- a CDS encoding CsbD family protein translates to MAEDKLDKVKGNIKETVGDATNNDNLEQEGKKDKASGKAKEVVDNVKDKASDVVDKFKK
- a CDS encoding cellulase family glycosylhydrolase, translated to MKKSIISSVLVASTLLSSIPALNSGHVAHADSMSPLTTKGKEIQKDGHNYRLKGVNAGNVFTTEQWLGGLGSAKHKDYKSINDEMDGKYGAKKTHQLLDKYTENRWEDKDFKNLKDMGMNTIRLPINYINLTNYKAGMAPKDLKMRKEPFKAMDKFIDKANSHGLYVIIDMHGVPGSQNGQEHSAEANGSIGNFWKDPDAQGKAKEIWYQIAQHYKNNNGVAGYDLLNEPKAPAQHVDEEVKEFYKGALKSIRDTGDKHIAFLEAWYPQDLKDPQEFNDPTNNIVYEYHKYPYNKETTSHKGIQDTFDRELETLNDKASHYNVPTYLGEFNAHYAGSPGPEGKNPVNPNKNDFDHIFKSFKNKENSKISWTLWNYDIENNQSWGPINFKGINVDENSNDFGKKEGAYINHDVYDTIKNNQ
- a CDS encoding type II toxin-antitoxin system Phd/YefM family antitoxin — its product is MKSKTPTEARKDFYQLLKRVNNDHEPVYIEGKYDESNAVIIGMEDWRSINETIYLEATGTMDKVREREHDNSGYTNIDDIDWARL
- a CDS encoding efflux RND transporter periplasmic adaptor subunit, which codes for MKKMWLPIITIIIVVIIIGLIILKKTNHLYFNNLDTYKVVKVEDRKDISGKGIVFPEHVKVYKINKNIGEYIRPQIKDFRKVKKGTPLIYYDTNSSNRPNLVDNINNVKEDLNRDYQNVAKHNSSSYQKQISNDYQRLFKAQQKLNQHDNLSSKDIYAAFNGEVKISNSISGKNGDEILKLVSTKSVIKMRASQYIVNKIKKGSNVNFKLDSDSENVKGKVQSIDNLPINMKKERYYKNYEPKYMITISDLNHGVRAGFTGKVTIPYNMIEIPQNSIINKNYVFIVNKDNYVQKRRVKIVKIKNKLIAKKGLKLGDRVIEKPKRSLQEGQQINIK
- a CDS encoding Txe/YoeB family addiction module toxin, which produces MAKYKINIKNSAKTDLNKIKRSHLQEQFLKIVEILKYDPYQQSQSFEKLHPKHLGRYSRRINHQHRVVYTIDEENKEVLILAAWSHYE